A section of the Papio anubis isolate 15944 chromosome 16, Panubis1.0, whole genome shotgun sequence genome encodes:
- the LOC101004009 gene encoding 60S ribosomal protein L23a, giving the protein MAPKAKKEAPAPPKAEAKAKALKAKKAVLKGVHSHKKKKIRTSPTFRRPKTLRLRRQPKYPRKSAPRRNKLDHYAIIKFPLTTESAMKKIEDNNTLVFIVDVKANKHQIKQAVKKLYDIDVAKVNTLIRPDGEKKAYVRLAPDYDALDVANKIGII; this is encoded by the coding sequence ATGGCGCcgaaagcaaagaaggaagctCCTGCCCCTCCTAAAGCCGAAGCCAAAGCGAAGGCTTTAAAGGCCAAGAAGGCAGTGTTGAAAGGTGtccacagccacaaaaaaaagaagatccgCACGTCACCCACCTTCCGGCGGCCCAAGACACTGCGACTCCGGAGGCAGCCCAAATATCCTCGGAAGAGCGCCCCCAGGAGAAACAAGCTTGACCACTATGCTATCATCAAGTTTCCGCTGACTACTGAGTCTGCCATGAAGAAGATAGAAGACAACAACACACTTGTGTTCATTGTGGATGTTAAAGCCAACAAGCACCAGATTAAAcaggctgtgaagaagctctatgACATTGATGTGGCCAAGGTCAACACCCTGATTCGGCCTGATGGAGAGAAAAAGGCGTATGTTCGACTGGCTCCTGATTACGACGCTTTGGATGTTGCCAACAAAATTGGGATCATCTAA